A portion of the Cyanobium sp. PCC 7001 genome contains these proteins:
- a CDS encoding succinate dehydrogenase/fumarate reductase iron-sulfur subunit has product MSSRTLSLKLRIWRQDGPGQPGDFREYQLEAVSADLSLLEALDQLNERLIEAGERPVNFEHDCREGICGSCGFLVNGQAHGPRQATSVCQLYLRQFQSGATLTLEPWRASAFPPVQDLVVDRSALDRLIAAGGYCSVNTGQAVDGNAMLVGAEQARSAFDTATCIGCGACVASCRNASASLFVAAKLAHLGQLPQGQPERARRARALQQRMEEEGFGSCSSNLECEAVCPKQISADWISWMYREGRRTAG; this is encoded by the coding sequence ATGAGCAGTCGAACGCTGAGCCTGAAGCTGCGCATCTGGCGCCAGGACGGTCCAGGCCAGCCCGGGGACTTCCGCGAGTACCAGCTGGAGGCGGTGTCAGCTGATCTCTCGCTGCTGGAGGCGCTCGATCAGCTCAACGAACGGCTGATCGAAGCAGGGGAGCGACCCGTGAATTTCGAGCACGACTGCCGGGAGGGCATCTGCGGCAGCTGCGGCTTCCTGGTGAACGGCCAGGCCCATGGTCCCCGCCAGGCCACGAGCGTGTGCCAGCTCTATCTGCGCCAGTTCCAGAGCGGGGCCACCCTCACGCTGGAGCCCTGGCGGGCCTCGGCCTTCCCGCCCGTGCAGGATCTGGTGGTGGACCGCTCCGCCCTGGACCGGCTGATCGCCGCGGGGGGCTACTGCTCGGTGAACACCGGCCAGGCCGTCGACGGCAACGCCATGCTCGTGGGAGCCGAGCAGGCCCGTTCGGCGTTCGACACCGCCACCTGCATCGGCTGCGGTGCCTGCGTGGCGAGCTGCCGCAACGCCTCCGCCAGCCTGTTCGTGGCCGCCAAGCTGGCCCACCTGGGCCAGCTGCCCCAGGGGCAACCCGAGCGGGCTCGGCGGGCCCGGGCCCTGCAGCAGCGGATGGAGGAGGAGGGATTCGGCAGCTGCAGCAGCAACCTGGAGTGCGAGGCGGTGTGCCCCAAGCAGATCTCCGCCGACTGGATCAGCTGGATGTACCGCGAGGGGCGGCGAACCGCTGGATGA
- a CDS encoding fumarate reductase/succinate dehydrogenase flavoprotein subunit, whose product MSGCPDPRVPGGPLADRWRRHREAMPLISPQRKAQLRLLVVGTGLAGASAAATLAEQGYRVRVLCFHDSPRRAHSVAAQGGINAARPGAIDGDSVSRLFADTLRGGDFRAREAGCHRLAEISSGIIDQCVAQGVPFAREYGGTLATRSFGGTLVSRTFYARGQTGQQLLYGAYQALMRQVEAGRVELLSRRDVLEIITVDGVARGVVCRDLLSGALEVHTAQAVLLATGGYSNVYFLSTNALKSNASAIWRAHLQGALFANPCFTQIHPTCIPSGDAYQSKLTLMSESLRNDGRVWLPLRPGDDRDPARIPEQERDYFLERLYPSYGNMVPRDLASRRARELCEAGHGVGPGGRSVYLDLRDAIASAGRDVIEARYGNLLEMYERISGADPYTTPLRIYPAPHYTMGGLWVDYQLMSSIPGLFVLGEANFSEHGANRLGASALMQGLADGYFIAPLTVTAWLAGHGTPSVDEAHPACREALSRTAARIDALLQRPGPRPVDAFHRELGAVMIRHCGISRDAKGLRSGLGEVEQLEQRFLTEVRVPGHSEGPNPELEKALRLSDFFGLARLMLRDALVREESCGAHFREEHQTPEGEALRDDANFAHIAAWEHRPGAEPLRHAEPLAFTLLQPSTRNYR is encoded by the coding sequence GTGAGCGGTTGTCCCGATCCCCGCGTGCCCGGAGGCCCGTTGGCCGATCGCTGGCGCCGCCACCGGGAGGCGATGCCCCTGATCAGCCCGCAGCGCAAGGCCCAGCTGCGGCTGCTGGTCGTGGGCACGGGGCTGGCCGGGGCTTCGGCGGCGGCCACCCTGGCCGAGCAGGGCTACCGGGTGCGGGTGCTCTGTTTCCACGACAGCCCCCGGCGGGCCCACTCCGTGGCGGCCCAGGGAGGCATCAATGCGGCCAGGCCGGGGGCGATCGATGGCGACAGCGTCAGCCGCCTGTTCGCCGACACCCTGCGCGGCGGCGATTTCCGGGCCCGCGAAGCGGGCTGCCACCGCCTGGCGGAGATCAGCAGCGGCATCATCGACCAGTGCGTGGCCCAGGGCGTGCCCTTCGCCCGTGAGTACGGCGGCACCCTCGCCACCCGGAGCTTCGGCGGCACCCTGGTGAGCCGCACCTTCTACGCCCGCGGCCAGACGGGCCAGCAGCTGCTGTACGGCGCCTACCAGGCCCTGATGCGCCAGGTGGAAGCCGGCCGGGTGGAGCTGCTGAGCCGGCGGGATGTGCTGGAGATCATCACGGTGGACGGTGTGGCCCGCGGCGTGGTGTGCCGCGATCTGCTCAGCGGCGCGCTTGAGGTGCACACCGCCCAGGCGGTGCTGCTGGCCACCGGTGGCTACAGCAATGTGTACTTCCTCTCCACCAATGCGCTGAAATCCAACGCCAGCGCCATCTGGCGGGCCCATCTGCAGGGCGCCCTGTTCGCCAACCCCTGCTTCACCCAGATCCATCCCACCTGCATTCCCAGCGGTGACGCCTACCAGAGCAAGCTCACGCTGATGAGTGAGAGCCTGCGCAACGACGGGCGGGTGTGGCTGCCGCTGCGGCCTGGTGACGACCGGGATCCGGCCCGGATTCCCGAGCAGGAGCGGGACTATTTCCTGGAACGCCTGTATCCCAGCTACGGCAACATGGTGCCGCGCGACCTGGCCTCCCGCCGGGCCCGGGAGCTCTGCGAGGCAGGCCATGGCGTGGGGCCCGGCGGTCGCTCGGTGTACCTCGATCTGCGCGATGCGATCGCCAGCGCGGGGCGGGATGTGATCGAAGCCCGCTACGGCAATCTGCTGGAGATGTACGAGCGGATCAGCGGGGCCGATCCCTACACCACGCCCCTGCGGATCTATCCGGCCCCCCACTACACGATGGGCGGCCTGTGGGTGGACTACCAGCTGATGAGCTCGATCCCCGGACTGTTCGTGCTCGGTGAGGCCAACTTCTCCGAGCATGGGGCCAACCGGCTCGGGGCCAGTGCGCTGATGCAGGGCCTGGCGGACGGATACTTCATCGCACCGCTCACGGTGACCGCCTGGCTGGCCGGTCATGGGACCCCCAGCGTGGACGAGGCCCACCCGGCCTGCCGGGAGGCCCTGAGCAGGACCGCCGCCAGGATCGACGCCCTGCTGCAGCGGCCGGGTCCCCGGCCGGTGGATGCCTTCCACCGGGAGCTGGGCGCGGTGATGATCCGGCACTGCGGCATCAGCCGCGACGCAAAAGGGCTGCGGAGCGGCCTCGGGGAGGTGGAACAGCTGGAGCAGCGCTTCCTGACGGAGGTGCGGGTGCCGGGCCACAGCGAAGGACCCAACCCCGAACTGGAGAAGGCGTTGCGGCTGAGCGATTTCTTCGGCCTGGCCCGCCTGATGCTCCGCGATGCCCTGGTGCGGGAGGAATCCTGCGGCGCCCACTTCCGCGAGGAGCACCAGACCCCGGAGGGCGAAGCCCTCCGGGATGACGCCAACTTCGCCCACATCGCCGCCTGGGAGCACCGGCCCGGAGCGGAGCCCCTGCGCCATGCCGAGCCCCTGGCATTCACGCTGCTGCAGCCGTCCACCCGCAACTACCGATGA
- a CDS encoding succinate dehydrogenase produces MQPSRQRAVIGAEKGRVWTAAAGLLLVLFLVVHLGGVALAVTAPVRFEAYAARLHQAVWLPAVELGLLGLAVAHLALGLAKRLANRRAGNTAALVSRRGQPLAALAARSQAAGGVLLLVFLGVHLVQLRWPRPQAGAELATLQAVLAQPASLALYGAAALAVALHLWHGTEAAHRSLGLLDPANGALIRTTGRSLALVLGVGFAAVTLVLGVGP; encoded by the coding sequence ATGCAGCCATCCAGACAGCGCGCGGTGATCGGGGCGGAGAAGGGCAGGGTCTGGACAGCCGCCGCCGGCTTGCTGCTGGTGCTGTTTCTCGTGGTGCACCTGGGCGGCGTCGCTCTGGCCGTGACGGCACCGGTGCGGTTCGAGGCCTATGCGGCGCGGCTGCATCAGGCGGTGTGGCTGCCGGCCGTGGAGCTGGGACTGCTGGGGCTGGCCGTGGCGCATCTGGCCCTGGGGCTGGCGAAGCGCCTGGCCAACCGTCGTGCCGGCAACACCGCCGCCCTGGTGAGCCGCCGCGGCCAGCCCCTCGCCGCCCTGGCCGCCCGCAGCCAGGCCGCCGGTGGGGTGCTGCTGCTGGTGTTCCTCGGGGTGCACCTGGTGCAGCTGCGCTGGCCCCGCCCCCAGGCCGGAGCGGAGCTGGCCACCCTGCAGGCGGTGCTGGCGCAGCCGGCATCCCTGGCCCTCTACGGGGCCGCCGCCCTGGCCGTGGCCCTGCACCTCTGGCATGGCACCGAAGCGGCCCACCGCAGCCTGGGGCTGCTGGATCCGGCCAACGGCGCCCTGATCCGCACCACCGGCCGCAGTCTGGCCCTGGTGCTCGGGGTGGGGTTTGCGGCCGTGACCCTGGTGCTGGGAGTGGGGCCGTGA
- a CDS encoding LexA family transcriptional regulator has product MNHFSSGDPGSPSEATGPAAIGPAAIGPVAIDLQRLLLPDPRGCLLLRVAGESMRDAGIHHGDLLIVDRRLEPRPGLVVVALLEEGFTVKRLAGRGTRLWLEAAHPAYPALPLPPDPAVQLWGVATHVIHHC; this is encoded by the coding sequence GTGAACCACTTCTCCAGCGGCGACCCCGGCAGCCCGTCTGAGGCCACCGGTCCGGCAGCCATCGGTCCGGCGGCCATCGGTCCGGTCGCCATCGATCTGCAGCGGCTGCTGCTGCCCGATCCCCGCGGCTGCCTGCTGCTGCGGGTGGCCGGCGAGTCGATGCGCGATGCCGGCATCCACCACGGCGACCTGCTGATCGTGGACCGGCGGCTGGAGCCCCGCCCGGGCCTGGTGGTGGTGGCCCTTCTGGAGGAGGGCTTCACGGTGAAGCGTCTGGCCGGCCGCGGAACGCGGCTGTGGCTGGAGGCGGCCCATCCCGCCTATCCCGCCCTGCCGTTGCCCCCCGACCCCGCCGTGCAGCTCTGGGGCGTGGCCACCCACGTGATCCACCACTGCTGA
- a CDS encoding Y-family DNA polymerase produces the protein MSLDDASPLNARQQAIALIDGNNFYASCEAVMDPSLLGRPLVVLSNNDGCIVSRSAEARRLGIAMGTPYFQVQRQLERLGVEVRSSNYALYADMSQRLMATLERWVEELEIYSIDEAFGLLSRRQGEDLSGWGLQVRQTVHRELGLPVAVGLASTKVRAKLANRLAKAQPAHHHVFDLEAQADPTAWLQQVPIEDVWGIGRRLARWCRLRGVADARALRDMPSGELRQKCGVVGLRLQQELRGHRCLPLTLVPPPKQETCVSRSFSQPVRSAAELRQAVATYTVRAAEKLRRQRQRAGALSVFVRSNPFNGTSFYSNSATVTLAVPSNDTAVLLAAALPLAETLFRPCHPLQKAGVLLLQLQGEELLQHHLLQPLPPEQQQRRAALMAVLDHLNRRYGSGTVRWAACGLQPVWAMRRQRLSHAATTRLAAIPRVLAR, from the coding sequence GTGAGCCTCGATGACGCCAGCCCCCTGAACGCCCGCCAGCAGGCCATCGCCCTGATCGACGGCAACAACTTCTATGCCTCCTGCGAGGCCGTGATGGATCCATCGCTGCTGGGCCGGCCCCTGGTGGTGCTCTCCAACAACGACGGCTGCATCGTGTCGCGCAGTGCCGAGGCCCGGCGGCTCGGCATCGCCATGGGCACGCCCTACTTCCAGGTGCAGCGCCAGCTGGAGCGGCTGGGGGTGGAGGTGCGCAGCTCCAATTACGCCCTCTACGCCGACATGAGCCAGCGGCTGATGGCCACGCTGGAGCGCTGGGTGGAGGAGCTGGAGATCTATTCGATCGATGAGGCCTTCGGCCTGCTGAGCCGCCGGCAGGGCGAGGACCTCAGCGGCTGGGGCCTGCAGGTGCGCCAGACGGTGCACCGCGAGCTGGGGCTGCCCGTGGCCGTGGGCCTCGCCTCCACCAAGGTGCGGGCCAAGCTGGCCAACCGCCTGGCCAAGGCGCAGCCCGCCCACCACCACGTGTTCGACCTGGAGGCCCAGGCCGACCCCACGGCCTGGCTGCAGCAGGTGCCGATCGAGGACGTGTGGGGCATCGGCCGGCGCCTGGCCCGCTGGTGCCGGTTGCGGGGTGTCGCCGATGCCCGCGCCCTGCGCGACATGCCCAGCGGCGAACTGCGTCAGAAGTGCGGCGTGGTGGGCCTGCGGCTGCAGCAGGAGTTGCGCGGCCACCGCTGTCTGCCGCTCACCCTGGTGCCGCCCCCGAAACAGGAGACCTGCGTGAGCCGCAGTTTCAGCCAGCCGGTGCGCAGCGCCGCCGAGCTGCGCCAGGCGGTGGCCACCTACACGGTGCGGGCCGCCGAGAAGCTGCGCCGCCAGCGGCAGAGGGCCGGTGCCCTGAGCGTGTTCGTGCGCAGCAACCCGTTCAACGGCACCAGCTTCTACAGCAACAGCGCCACCGTGACCCTGGCGGTGCCCAGCAACGACACCGCCGTGCTGCTGGCGGCGGCCCTGCCGCTGGCGGAGACGCTGTTCCGCCCCTGCCATCCCCTGCAGAAGGCCGGCGTGCTGCTGCTGCAGCTGCAGGGGGAGGAGCTGCTGCAACACCATCTGCTGCAGCCCCTGCCACCGGAACAGCAGCAGCGCCGGGCCGCCCTGATGGCGGTGCTGGACCATCTGAACCGCCGCTACGGCAGCGGCACCGTGCGCTGGGCCGCCTGCGGTCTGCAACCGGTGTGGGCGATGCGGCGGCAGCGGCTCTCCCATGCCGCCACCACCCGGCTCGCGGCGATTCCCCGGGTGCTGGCCCGCTGA